A window from Citrus sinensis cultivar Valencia sweet orange chromosome 3, DVS_A1.0, whole genome shotgun sequence encodes these proteins:
- the LOC127900850 gene encoding integrin-linked protein kinase 1-like, whose translation MDDSNCPSPPKGQIIDSEGPYRLLYCSSKGDRAGVLQELEKGVEPNLADYDKRTALHLASSEGRAEIVLLLLEKGADVNSLDRWGRTPLSDARSFGHVVICKILEDRGGIDPVGLDSHAPCYEIDFDEVAMDEAILIGEGAYGEVYLVKWRGTEIAAKTIRSSIASNPRVRNSFMKELGLWQKLRHPNIVQFLGVLKHSERLIFLTEYLRNGSLHDILKKKGKLDPPTAVAYALDIARYKF comes from the exons ATGGACGATTCCAACTGCCCATCACCTCCAAAG GGGCAAATTATTGACTCGGAAGGTCCCTATAGGCTGCTTTATTGTTCAAGCAAAGGGGACAGGGCAGGGGTTTTACAGGAGCTAGAGAAAGGCGTAGAACCGAATCTTGCTGACTATGACAAGAGAACAGCTCTTCATTTAGCATCAAGCGAAGGTCGTGCCGAAATTGTCCTTTTACTTCTTGAGAAAGGAGCTGACGTCAACTCCTTAGATCGGTGGGGTCGCACA CCACTTTCAGATGCTCGCAGCTTCGGTCATGTGGTGATTTGCAAGATATTGGAAGATCGGGGTGGAATAGATCCG GTGGGCCTTGACTCGCATGCTCCTTgctatgaaattgattttgatgaagtgGCCATGGATGAAGCAATACTTATTGGAGAA GGAGCATACGGTGAAGTTTATCTAGTCAAGTGGCGTGGTACAGAAATTGCAGCAAAAACCATACGCTCCTCCATTGCATCAAATCCAAGAGTGAG GAATTCATTCATGAAGGAACTTGGATTGTGGCAAAAGTTGCGTCATCCTAATATAGTACAGTTCCTTGGTGTCCTAAAGCACTCAGAGCGCTTAATATTCCTAACAGAGTATCTTCGCAAT GGAAGTTTGCATgatatattgaaaaagaaaggaaaactAGATCCACCCACTGCAGTTGCTTATGCTTTAGACATTGCAAGGTACAAATTCTAG
- the LOC127901425 gene encoding serine/threonine-protein kinase STY8-like: MTGGTGSYRYMAPEVYRRESYGKSVDVFSFALIVHEMFQGGPSNRADTAVQVADRRAYEDSRPALSSLYPEPIKALLRECWHKNPDRRPTFEEIIFRLEAIQESFQKKTVPSCCDCMIL; the protein is encoded by the exons ATGACTGGAGGAACTGGTtcat ATCGTTATATGGCACCTGAGGTCTATCGTCGAGAATCATATGGGAAGAGTGTTGACGTCTTTTCCTTCGCTCTAATAGTCCACGAG ATGTTTCAAGGGGGACCGTCTAATAGAGCAGACACTGCAGTACAGGTTGCAGATAGACGGGCATATGAAGATTCACGACCAGCTCTTTCATCTTTGTATCCTGAACCAATCAAGGC gCTTCTGCGAGAATGCTGGCACAAGAATCCAGACCGCCGGCCAACGTTCGAAGAGATAATCTTCCGGCTAGAGGCTATCCAAGAGAGTTTCCAGAAGAAGACAGTACCATCCTGCTGTGATTGTATGATCTTATGA
- the LOC102620969 gene encoding riboflavin biosynthesis protein PYRD, chloroplastic, with amino-acid sequence MHTHRLSTPNHNLHQLGLSPCRIFYPTSSPTLAFNQNSTFGFCNSLKRLAKSLTSTRKCRGGYRIRCGQVQNNDKDDGFYMRRCVELATKAVGSTSPNPMVGCVIVKDGKIVGEGFHPKAGQPHAEVFALRDAGELAEGATAYVSLEPCNHYGRTPPCTEALIKAKVKKVVVGMLDPNPIVNSKGLERLRDAGIDVTVGVEDELCKRLNEAFIHRIVTGKPFATLRYTLSVNGHVLDQLGEGVAESGGYYSQLLQEYDAIILSASSTKKYSIPASQEPDANQPFRIITVSNHASPIRIPGLSEESSSKVIVFTDGEITVEPDMGTKGIETVNLHQLNLKAVLDYCYSHGFCSVLVDLRGNYGDLEMLLKEGIEQNLLQKIVVEVLPVWNGSDGSNPHTLLNSLGKRLILKNLQPKMSSQSIVLEGYL; translated from the exons ATGCACACTCATCGACTTTCAACACCAAATCATAATCTTCACCAACTCGGTCTTTCACCTTGTCGTATATTTTATCCCACTTCATCACCAACACTTGcattcaatcaaaattcaacattTGGGTTTTGCAATTCACTCAAAAGGCTAGCCAAATCAttaactagcacgagaaaatgtAGGGGTGGATATAGGATCAGGTGCGGACAGGtacaaaataatgataaagatgACGGGTTTTATATGAGGAGGTGTGTGGAGCTTGCTACAAAGGCAGTTGGCTCTACAAGTCCCAACCCAATGGTGGGTTGTGTGATTGTGAAAGATGGCAAGATTGTTGGTGAAGGGTTTCACCCTAAAGCAGGCCAGCCTCACGCTGAG GTATTTGCTCTGAGAGATGCTGGGGAGTTGGCCGAGGGTGCAACAGCTTATGTGAGCTTGGAACCTTGTAATCATTATGGGAGAACTCCACCATGTACTGAAGCTCTGATTAAAGCTAAAGTGAAAAAGGTGGTGGTCGGGATGTTAGACCCAAACCCAATTGTGAATTCAAAGGGATTGGAAAGACTGAGAGATGCTGGAATTGATGTGACTGTGGGTGTAGAGGATGAGTTGTGCAAGAGGCTCAATGAGGCATTTATCCATCGAATAGTCACAGGGAAGCCTTTTGCTACACTTAG ATACACGCTCTCTGTCAATGGCCACGTCCTAGACCAACTCGGAGAAGGAGTTGCAGAATCTGGTGGATATTACTCGCAGTTGTTACAGGAATATGATGCAATTATACTTTCCGCATCATCAACTAAGAAGTATTCAATACCTGCATCACAAGAACCTGATGCTAATCAGCCCTTTCGGATTATAACAGTAAGTAATCATGCTTCTCCAATCCGAATTCCTGGTCTTTCTGAAGAATCTTCTTCAAAAGTGATAGTATTTACAGATGGAGAGATAACTGTAGAACCTGATATGGGTACAAAAGGAATTGAAACAGTAAATTTGCATCAGTTGAATTTAAAAGCTGTTTTGGACTACTGCTATTCCCACGGATTTTGCAGTGTTTTGGTGGATTTGAGGGGTAATTATGGTGATCTTGAAATGCTTCTCAAAGAGGGTATCGAACAAAATCTGTTGCAAAAGATAGTGGTGGAAGTTTTGCCGGTATGGAATGGAAGTGATGGCAGCAATCCACACACCCTATTGAATAGTTTAGGGAAAAGACTGATATTGAAGAATTTACAGCCTAAGATGTCAAGCCAGAGCATTGTGCTCGAGGGGTACCTATGA
- the LOC102620517 gene encoding UPF0187 protein At3g61320, chloroplastic isoform X1 encodes MKQATFRSKILPPSHFIPKTLLKLQPSITTLTFPSKSPNPLTFKTLSCLESQSQSETKTLTLISVLRAIPDWADRVKERGVKQKRTLYSHEKWVEHRSSLRHVRHLLSSLSSRVILSLIPPVIAFTMVAVVIASYNSALDSHLLPGFLPVLRASSLPYQLTAPALALLLVFRTEASYSRFVDGKKAWTQIIAGTNDFATMVISGTDNSTDECIKDSLLRYIMAFPVALKGHVICDSDVSGDLQDLLDADDLAIVLDSKHRPRCIIEFISQSLQLLNLEATKQNMLESKISCFHEGIGVCEQLMGIPIPLSYTRLTSRFLVLWHLTLPIILWDDCHWIVVPATFISAASLFCIEEVGVLIEEPFPMLALDELCNLVQSNIQEAIATQKVIQAQVSAKRKSHSYQHCANGWPNS; translated from the exons ATGAAACAAGCCACATTCCGCTCAAAAATCTTACCTCCTTCCCATTTTATCCCCAAAACCCTCCTCAAATTACAACCTTCAATCACCACCCTTACCTTTCCCTCCAAATCCCCAAACCCCCTTACTTTCAAAACCCTCTCTTGCTTAGAGTCGCAGTCTCAATCAGAAACCAAAACCCTAACCCTGATTTCAGTCCTGCGGGCGATCCCAGACTGGGCGGACCGCGTGAAAGAGCGTGGGGTGAAACAAAAACGTACCTTATACAGCCATGAGAAGTGGGTCGAACACAGAAGCTCATTGCGTCACGTGCGGCACTTGCTTTCAAGCTTATCTTCCCGCGTGATACTTTCACTGATCCCGCCTGTGATTGCGTTTACTATGGTGGCTGTGGTGATTGCGAGTTACAATTCTGCTTTGGACTCCCATTTGTTGCCTGGGTTTTTGCCCGTTCTGAGAGCTTCTTCACTGCCGTATCAATTGACGGCTCCTGCTTTGGCTCTGCTTTTGGTGTTTAGAACTGAGGCTTCGTATTCAAGGTTCGTAGACGGAAAAAAGGCCTGGACTCAAATCATTGCTGGAACTAATGATTTTGCTACGATGGTCATTTCGGGAACTGACAACTCCACTGACGAGTGCATCAAAGATTCTCTTCTGCGCTACATTATGGCTTTTCCGGTTGCTCTCAAG GGTCATGTGATTTGTGACTCAGATGTTAGCGGAGATCTCCAAGATCTGCTTGATGCAGATGATCTAGCAATAGTACTCGATTCAAAGCATCGACCACGCTGCATTATCGAGTTCATTTCTCAAAGCCTTCAATTACTAAACTTAGAGGCGACAAAGCAAAATATGTTG GAGTCAAAGATCTCCTGTTTTCACGAAGGCATTGGTGTATGTGAGCAACTCATGGGTATCCCTATTCCTCTCTCGTACACTCGCTTGACATCAAGATTTCTAGTCCTCTGGCATCTCACCCTCCCAATCATACTTTGGGATGATTGCCACTGGATAGTAGTTCCTGCTACTTTTATCAGTGCTGCTTCTTTGTTCTGCATTGAAGAA GTTGGTGTCCTTATTGAGGAACCATTTCCGATGTTAGCTCTGGATGAGCTTTGCAATCTTGTTCAGAGCAACATTCAGGAAGCAATTGCTACTCAGAAAGTTATCCAAGCTCAGGTATCTGCAAAAAGAAAGAGCCATTCCTATCAGCACTGCGCAAATGGTTGGCCTAACTCTTAA
- the LOC102620517 gene encoding UPF0187 protein At3g61320, chloroplastic isoform X2, whose product MKQATFRSKILPPSHFIPKTLLKLQPSITTLTFPSKSPNPLTFKTLSCLESQSQSETKTLTLISVLRAIPDWADRVKERGVKQKRTLYSHEKWVEHRSSLRHVRHLLSSLSSRVILSLIPPVIAFTMVAVVIASYNSALDSHLLPGFLPVLRASSLPYQLTAPALALLLVFRTEASYSRFVDGKKAWTQIIAGTNDFATMVISGTDNSTDECIKDSLLRYIMAFPVALKGHVICDSDVSGDLQDLLDADDLAIVLDSKHRPRCIIEFISQSLQLLNLEATKQNMLESKISCFHEGIGVCEQLMGIPIPLSYTRLTSRFLVLWHLTLPIILWDDCHWIVVPATFISAASLFCIEEFVLRGWCPY is encoded by the exons ATGAAACAAGCCACATTCCGCTCAAAAATCTTACCTCCTTCCCATTTTATCCCCAAAACCCTCCTCAAATTACAACCTTCAATCACCACCCTTACCTTTCCCTCCAAATCCCCAAACCCCCTTACTTTCAAAACCCTCTCTTGCTTAGAGTCGCAGTCTCAATCAGAAACCAAAACCCTAACCCTGATTTCAGTCCTGCGGGCGATCCCAGACTGGGCGGACCGCGTGAAAGAGCGTGGGGTGAAACAAAAACGTACCTTATACAGCCATGAGAAGTGGGTCGAACACAGAAGCTCATTGCGTCACGTGCGGCACTTGCTTTCAAGCTTATCTTCCCGCGTGATACTTTCACTGATCCCGCCTGTGATTGCGTTTACTATGGTGGCTGTGGTGATTGCGAGTTACAATTCTGCTTTGGACTCCCATTTGTTGCCTGGGTTTTTGCCCGTTCTGAGAGCTTCTTCACTGCCGTATCAATTGACGGCTCCTGCTTTGGCTCTGCTTTTGGTGTTTAGAACTGAGGCTTCGTATTCAAGGTTCGTAGACGGAAAAAAGGCCTGGACTCAAATCATTGCTGGAACTAATGATTTTGCTACGATGGTCATTTCGGGAACTGACAACTCCACTGACGAGTGCATCAAAGATTCTCTTCTGCGCTACATTATGGCTTTTCCGGTTGCTCTCAAG GGTCATGTGATTTGTGACTCAGATGTTAGCGGAGATCTCCAAGATCTGCTTGATGCAGATGATCTAGCAATAGTACTCGATTCAAAGCATCGACCACGCTGCATTATCGAGTTCATTTCTCAAAGCCTTCAATTACTAAACTTAGAGGCGACAAAGCAAAATATGTTG GAGTCAAAGATCTCCTGTTTTCACGAAGGCATTGGTGTATGTGAGCAACTCATGGGTATCCCTATTCCTCTCTCGTACACTCGCTTGACATCAAGATTTCTAGTCCTCTGGCATCTCACCCTCCCAATCATACTTTGGGATGATTGCCACTGGATAGTAGTTCCTGCTACTTTTATCAGTGCTGCTTCTTTGTTCTGCATTGAAGAA TTTGTTTTGCGAGGTTGGTGTCCTTATTGA
- the LOC102620231 gene encoding uncharacterized protein LOC102620231, whose amino-acid sequence MNPQTDKIVRRTTMVATAVASYFLLTADYGPEPNALDPIKKAILSAESSVKEFIFGSKKEPREESQTAKLSSDNSKEHP is encoded by the exons ATGAACCCACAAACAGATAAGATAGTGAGGAGGACAACGATGGTGGCCACTGCCGTTGCTTCCTATTTTCTGTTAACAGCTGACTATGGCCCCGAACCCAATGCCCTTGACCCC ATTAAAAAGGCAATACTATCAGCAGAAAGCTCTGTGAAAGAGTTCATCTTTGGATCAAAGAAAGAACCTCGAGAAGAAAGTCAAACAGCAAAGCTGAGCTCTGATAATTCTAAGGAACATCCTTAA
- the LOC102619947 gene encoding uncharacterized protein LOC102619947: MEEPKPAENTAAQVTNPQPDKTETLPSQPPVQPQATAATNSKKRPLDNNAQIQDSSCYKMRLVLKDLRPHFVEVLRTPDFRNCKASLEIQEKIKKLMELYKQLTAETISVKKCKVLPDGQQPQEVKVAEQPQPDGVSTKPSDNKSLQSNSVSTKQQTVDSDGSQIIGGSAFGWNFITFSGSEPVYYGVTKESFRSSQVNFEGS, translated from the exons ATGGAAGAACCAAAACCAGCTGAGAACACAGCTGCCCAAGTTACGAACCCACAGCCAGACAAAACTGAAACACTTCCTTCACAGCCTCCTGTTCAACCGCAAGCTACTGCGGCGACTAACTCTAAGAAAAGACCACTTGATAACAATGCCCAAATACAAGACTCAAGCTGCTACAAGATGCGTCTTGTTCTTAAAGATCTTCGTCCTCATTTTGTTGAG GTGTTGCGGACACCTGACTTTCGAAATTGCAAAGCTTCCCTTGAAATTCAGGAAA agataaagaaactGATGGAACTATACAAGCAATTGACAGCAGAAACAATTTCTGTAAAGAAGTGTAAAGTTTTACCTGATGGCCAGCAACCCCAAGAGGTTAAGGTGGCTGAGCAGCCTCAACCAGATGGCGTAAGCACCAAACCATCTGATAATAAGTCTTTACAGTCCAATTCTGTCTCTACGAAGCAGCAAACTGTTGACAGTGATGGGTCACAAATCATTGGAGGATCAGCTTTTGGCTGGAACTTTATCACCTTTTCTGGTAGTGAACCAGTCTATTACGGAGTAACAAAGGAATCATTTCGAAGTTCTCAAGTGAATTTTGAAGGATCATGA
- the LOC127898614 gene encoding serine/threonine-protein kinase BSK3-like isoform X2, whose product MGIQCSKFTACCWNSQFKATVLEAPDVENDEMSEVDGLPSFREFTLEQLKNATSGFAVENIVSEHGEKAPNVVYKGKLENQRRIAVKRFNRMAWPDPRQFLEEARSVGQLRNNRLTNLLGCCCEGDERLLVAEYMPNETLAKHLFHWETHPMKWAMRLRVVLHLAQALEYCTSKGRALYHDLNAYRILFDEDGNPRLSTFGLMKNSRDGKSYSTNLAFTPPEYLRTGRVTPESVIYSFGTLLLDLLSGKHIPPSHALDLIRDRNLQMLTDSCLEGQFTDDDGTELVRLASRCLQYEPRERPNPKSLVTALSPLQKETEVPSHVLMGIPHSASVSPLSPLGEACSRRDLTAIHEILEKISYKDDEGVANELSFQMWTDQMQETLNSKKKGDVAFRQKDLKDAIECYTQFIDAGTMVSPTVYARRSLCYLMSDMPQDALNDAMQAQIISPIWHIASYLQAAALSAMGMENEAQVALKEGTTLEAKKNSTAGQK is encoded by the exons ATGGGGATTCAGTGTTCTAAATTCACAGCATGTTGCTGGAACTCACAATTCAAGGCAACAGTTCTTGAAGCTCCTGATGTCG agaatgatgaaatgagcGAGGTCGATGGCTTGCCTTCATTCCGTGAATTCACCTTGGAGCAACTTAAAAATGCCACATCGGGGTTTGCAGTAGAAAATATTGTGTCTGAGCACGGAGAGAAGGCTCCTAATGTTGTTTATAAAGGGAAGCTGGAGAATCAGAGGAGGATTGCTGTTAAGCGATTTAACAGAATGGCTTGGCCTGATCCACGACAGTTCTTG GAGGAAGCAAGATCAGTTGGTCAACTGCGAAACAATAGATTGACAAATTTGCTAGGCTGTTGCTGTGAAGGCGATGAGCGGTTGCTTGTGGCAGAATATATGCCCAATGAAACACTTGCCAAACACCTTTTCCATT GGGAAACACATCCTATGAAATGGGCAATGCGATTAAGGGTTGTTCTACATCTTGCACAGGCTCTAGAGTACTGCACAAGCAAAGGGCGTGCCCTTTATCATGACCTCAATGCCTacagaattttatttgatgag GATGGTAATCCAAGACTCTCAACTTTTGGTCTAATGAAGAATAGTAGGGATGGAAAAAGTTATAGCACAAATTTAGCATTTACTCCTCCTGAGTATCTGAGGACTG GAAGAGTAACGCCTGAAAGTGTAATATATAGCTTTGGGACTCTTTTACTGGACCTTCTTAGTGGGAAGCATATTCCCCCAAGCCAT GCCCTCGATCTGATACGGGACAGAAATCTTCAGATGCTGACAGATTCCTGCTTGGAAGGACAATTTACTGATGATGATGGGACTGAGTTAGTACGTTTGGCTTCTCGGTGTTTACAATATGAACCCCGAGAACGCCCAAATCCAAAGTCATTAGTGACTGCTTTAAGTCCTCTTCAGAAAGAAACTGAG GTTCCTTCTCATGTCTTGATGGGTATTCCACACAGTGCTTCTGTCTCTCCCCTGTCCCCACTTGGTGAAGCCTGTTCAAGAAGAGATTTGACTGCCATACACGAGATCTTGGAGAAAATAAGCTACAAAGATGATGAAGGAGTAGCAAATGAG CTCTCCTTCCAAATGTGGACTGATCAAATGCAAGAAACATTAAATTCCAAGAAAAAGGGTGATGTTGCCTTCAGACAGAAAGATTTAAAAGATGCAATTGAGTGTTACACACAG TTCATTGATGCTGGAACCATGGTTTCACCGACAGTTTACGCACGGCGTAGTTTGTGTTATCTCATGAGTGACATGCCTCAAGACGCTCTGAATGATGCAATGCAAGCCCAAATCATTTCCCCCATCTGGCACATTGCATCTTATCTTCAGGCTGCTGCTCTTTCTGCCATGGGAATGGAGAATGAAGCTCAAGTGGCACTCAAGGAGGGCACAACTCTTGAAGCAAAGAAGAATTCAACTGCTGGACAAAAGTGA
- the LOC127898614 gene encoding serine/threonine-protein kinase BSK3-like isoform X1: MGIQCSKFTACCWNSQFKATVLEAPDVDAAENDEMSEVDGLPSFREFTLEQLKNATSGFAVENIVSEHGEKAPNVVYKGKLENQRRIAVKRFNRMAWPDPRQFLEEARSVGQLRNNRLTNLLGCCCEGDERLLVAEYMPNETLAKHLFHWETHPMKWAMRLRVVLHLAQALEYCTSKGRALYHDLNAYRILFDEDGNPRLSTFGLMKNSRDGKSYSTNLAFTPPEYLRTGRVTPESVIYSFGTLLLDLLSGKHIPPSHALDLIRDRNLQMLTDSCLEGQFTDDDGTELVRLASRCLQYEPRERPNPKSLVTALSPLQKETEVPSHVLMGIPHSASVSPLSPLGEACSRRDLTAIHEILEKISYKDDEGVANELSFQMWTDQMQETLNSKKKGDVAFRQKDLKDAIECYTQFIDAGTMVSPTVYARRSLCYLMSDMPQDALNDAMQAQIISPIWHIASYLQAAALSAMGMENEAQVALKEGTTLEAKKNSTAGQK; the protein is encoded by the exons ATGGGGATTCAGTGTTCTAAATTCACAGCATGTTGCTGGAACTCACAATTCAAGGCAACAGTTCTTGAAGCTCCTGATGTCG atGCTGCAGagaatgatgaaatgagcGAGGTCGATGGCTTGCCTTCATTCCGTGAATTCACCTTGGAGCAACTTAAAAATGCCACATCGGGGTTTGCAGTAGAAAATATTGTGTCTGAGCACGGAGAGAAGGCTCCTAATGTTGTTTATAAAGGGAAGCTGGAGAATCAGAGGAGGATTGCTGTTAAGCGATTTAACAGAATGGCTTGGCCTGATCCACGACAGTTCTTG GAGGAAGCAAGATCAGTTGGTCAACTGCGAAACAATAGATTGACAAATTTGCTAGGCTGTTGCTGTGAAGGCGATGAGCGGTTGCTTGTGGCAGAATATATGCCCAATGAAACACTTGCCAAACACCTTTTCCATT GGGAAACACATCCTATGAAATGGGCAATGCGATTAAGGGTTGTTCTACATCTTGCACAGGCTCTAGAGTACTGCACAAGCAAAGGGCGTGCCCTTTATCATGACCTCAATGCCTacagaattttatttgatgag GATGGTAATCCAAGACTCTCAACTTTTGGTCTAATGAAGAATAGTAGGGATGGAAAAAGTTATAGCACAAATTTAGCATTTACTCCTCCTGAGTATCTGAGGACTG GAAGAGTAACGCCTGAAAGTGTAATATATAGCTTTGGGACTCTTTTACTGGACCTTCTTAGTGGGAAGCATATTCCCCCAAGCCAT GCCCTCGATCTGATACGGGACAGAAATCTTCAGATGCTGACAGATTCCTGCTTGGAAGGACAATTTACTGATGATGATGGGACTGAGTTAGTACGTTTGGCTTCTCGGTGTTTACAATATGAACCCCGAGAACGCCCAAATCCAAAGTCATTAGTGACTGCTTTAAGTCCTCTTCAGAAAGAAACTGAG GTTCCTTCTCATGTCTTGATGGGTATTCCACACAGTGCTTCTGTCTCTCCCCTGTCCCCACTTGGTGAAGCCTGTTCAAGAAGAGATTTGACTGCCATACACGAGATCTTGGAGAAAATAAGCTACAAAGATGATGAAGGAGTAGCAAATGAG CTCTCCTTCCAAATGTGGACTGATCAAATGCAAGAAACATTAAATTCCAAGAAAAAGGGTGATGTTGCCTTCAGACAGAAAGATTTAAAAGATGCAATTGAGTGTTACACACAG TTCATTGATGCTGGAACCATGGTTTCACCGACAGTTTACGCACGGCGTAGTTTGTGTTATCTCATGAGTGACATGCCTCAAGACGCTCTGAATGATGCAATGCAAGCCCAAATCATTTCCCCCATCTGGCACATTGCATCTTATCTTCAGGCTGCTGCTCTTTCTGCCATGGGAATGGAGAATGAAGCTCAAGTGGCACTCAAGGAGGGCACAACTCTTGAAGCAAAGAAGAATTCAACTGCTGGACAAAAGTGA
- the LOC127901464 gene encoding uncharacterized protein LOC127901464 codes for MSKKNDLARRKRQHEFELQREKQEKEKKARNLQAKKNKMKVDGKDKKKKKGASGFQVGKKVKTKLTAVAKAKAAQAMELDS; via the exons ATGTCGAAGAAAAACGATCTAGCTCGCAGGAAAAGACAGCATGAATTCGAGCTTCAAA GAGAGaagcaagagaaagaaaagaaagccaGAAACCTCcaagcaaagaaaaataagatgaag GTTGATGGGaaagacaagaaaaagaagaagggtGCTAGCGGGTTTCAAGTGGGGAAGAAAGTGAAGACCAAATTGACAGCAGTAGCAAAAGCTAAAGCTGCCCAGGCAATGGAACTCGACAGTTGA
- the LOC127898608 gene encoding AT-hook motif nuclear-localized protein 9-like, with translation MDRRDGLALPGSASFYMQRGMTGSGSGTQPSLHGSPGIHPLSNPSLQFQSNIGGSTIGSTLSVDPSSAISPHGVNVTASASMPQSEPVKRKRGRPRKYGPDGSVSLALSPSVSTHPGTISPTQKRGRGRPPGTGRKQQVSSLGESLSGSAGMGFTPHVITVAVGEDIAMKLLSFSQQGPRAICVLSANGAISTATLRQPSSSGGSVTYEGRFEILCLSGSYLLSGNGGSRNRSGGLSVSLASPDGRVIGGGVGGMLIAANNVQVIVGSFLWGGPKMKNKKGEASEGVRDSEHQSVENPVTPTTAPSSQNLTPTSSVGGVWAGSRQMDMMRNAHVDIDLMRG, from the exons ATGGATCGAAGGGATGGTCTGGCGTTACCTGGGTCAGCTTCTTTCTATATGCAACGAGGAATGACTGGTTCTGGGTCGGGAACACAGCCTAGTCTTCATGGATCTCCAGGCATTCATCCACTATCTAATCCAAGTCTACAGTTTCAATCAAATATCGGAGGCTCTACTATTGGATCAACATTATCTGTAGACCCTTCAAGTGCAATTTCTCCTCATGGTGTCAATGTTACTGCATCTGCTTCAATGCCACAAAGCGAGCCTGTTAAACGGAAGAGAGGAAGGCCCCGGAAATATGGGCCTGATGGATCCGTGTCATTGGCATTGTCTCCCTCCGTGTCTACTCATCCAGGGACCATATCACCAACTCAGAAGCGAGGAAGAGGACGGCCACCAGGAACTGGAAGGAAACAACAAGTATCTTCTCTTG GTGAATCGCTCTCTGGTTCAGCTGGGATGGGATTTACTCCACATGTCATCACTGTTGCAGTAGGGGAA GACATTGCGATGAAATTATTGTCATTTTCACAACAAGGCCCAAGAGCAATATGTGTCTTGTCGGCCAATGGTGCCATCTCTACTGCAACTCTTCGTCAGCCGTCATCTTCTGGTGGCTCTGTTACATACGAG GGGCGTTTTGAGATATTGTGCCTTTCGGGCTCTTACCTGCTCAGCGGTAATGGTGGTTCCCGCAATCGATCTGGTGGTCTGAGTGTCTCCCTTGCTAGTCCGGATGGACGTGTCATCGGTGGAGGAGTTGGGGGAATGCTTATTGCTGCAAACAATGTTCAG GTAATTGTGGGGAGTTTCTTGTGGGGAGGtccaaagatgaaaaataagaagGGGGAAGCTTCAGAAGGCGTTAGAGACTCAGAACATCAGTCGGTCGAAAACCCAGTTACTCCAACTACTGCTCCATCGAGTCAAAATCTCACTCCAACCTCTTCAGTAGGTGGCGTATGGGCTGGTTCTCGGCAAATGGATATGATGCGCAATGCTCACGTTGACATTGATTTAATGCGTGGTTGA